The Clostridium botulinum BKT015925 genome includes the window GTGATAACACCATATGAGACTATTAACTGTCCAAGTATATTTACTAAGCATGGATACAAAGGAAAAAACTTTTTGAGTAAAAGTTATTCAGGTGTAAGTGTAACAAAGGCATTGGAACAATCTATTAACTATTTCTTCTTTGAGGTAGGAGACAGATTATATCAACAAAAGAAGTATAATGATGGATTTGATGCACTTGCTCATTATGCTTGGAAATTTGGATTAGGAGCACCTAAAGGTGTTAAACCAGCTACAGGTATTGAGATAAATGAAAAATTTGGTCAGGTATATAATTTAGAATCTGGTAGAAAAATTTTCTCATCACTTTATATGAATACGCTAGCAGACCTTATATCAAGGGGTACAGATACAAGATCACCTAATTACAGAGTTCATTATATAGGAATAAATATTAATGATGTTTCAAGTGATTCCAAAGAAGTTAAAACTCTTAAATCAGATTTAAGAAATGAAATAATTGAAGAGATGAAATATAAGAAAAATGGTACAGATAATATAAAGAATATGTTAGTACAACTTTCTACAAAGGATTCTATATTAAAAGCTAAGTATGATTCTGGATATGATGAATATGCAAATAAGTATTCAGGTGATTTAAGAAAGAAAATGAGCAGAGAAAAGTATATTTCAGATCAAATAGAACAAGCAACATTGGCTATATCATATTCGATAGATGATGGTAACTTTAATATAAATAACCAAAATAATGTTTATGATGCTTCTATAGGTCAAGGAACTAATCAATTTACTCCTGTTCAGATGGTTAATTATATAGCTACTTTGGTGAATGGTGGTAATAGATATAAAGTTCATTTAGTTGATAATATTTTAGATCAAGATGGAAATAAGGTTAAAGAATTTAAACCAGAAGTTATTGAAAAAATAGATCTTAAACAAAGTACCATTGATATTGTAAAGGCAGGTATGAGAGATGTTGTTAATGAAGGTACCGCAAAAAGTTATTTAAAAAGTTTCCCAATATCAAATGGTGCGAAGACAGGATCAGCAACTATATCAACCAAGCTTCAAGATTTAATTGGAAGATCATCTTATGGTGTATTTGTAGGATTTGCACCTTTCGATAATCCAGAAATAGCTGTTTGTACCATTGTATTTGATGGTGGACATGGTGGAGAATCAGGAGGAATAGTTGCAAGAGCTGTATATGAACAATATTTTAAAGAAAGACTTCAAAAAGAATGTCCTGGATATAAACCTATGTTCAATTATGAACTTAAGTCTAATAAAGAAAATGCTAATATCAAGGAAGATGATGCAGATAAAAAAGTAGTACCTAATAATGAATCACAGCCTGTAAGTAATGCTCAGAAAAAAGAAAATGAACAACCTCAAAATCAGTCTGAAACAAAAAATGATGGACAATAAAAAATTAATATGTTATAAAAAAACCAGATAGATTTATCTGGTTTTTTGGTGTTAAACTATATAATATATAATTATACACATAAGAAATAGATAGAATTTTATTATACATAAAAGAAGGAATTAGTAAAAAGGTGTTGAAATATATTAAGTAAGGCTGTTATGGAGGTTTAATATGGTTAGGGACAGAATATTAATAAAAGGAAACAGAGACGGCTTAAATGTTATAATTGATATGAACAAGTTTCAAAATTTTGATGAGATGATTGAAAATTTTATAAAAAAGTTGTCTATAGGTAAAAAATTTTATAAGGGATCAACGATAACAATTACAACTCAATTAAAAGAATTTAATGAAAAACAAATAGCAAGATTTGAACAAGTCTTATTTGAAGATTTTTTTATAAAAGATTGTATTTTTCAAGAAATGCAAGAAACTAAAAGTAAAATTTTTACTGGAGTTTATGAGGGACGTACAAAATTTTATCGTAGAACTTTGAGAAGTGGACAAATTATAAGATATCCCGGAAATATAGTTATAGTAGGTGATACAAATCCAGGATCAGAAGTTTATGCTGGAGGTAATGTAATAGTTATAGGAAATTTATGTGGAGATGTACATGCGGGAGAATCAGGTAATAAGAAAGCAATAATAGCTGCTTTTAGACTTCAACCTAATATTCTTCAGATAGCAAACATAATGACTAGA containing:
- the minC gene encoding septum site-determining protein MinC encodes the protein MVRDRILIKGNRDGLNVIIDMNKFQNFDEMIENFIKKLSIGKKFYKGSTITITTQLKEFNEKQIARFEQVLFEDFFIKDCIFQEMQETKSKIFTGVYEGRTKFYRRTLRSGQIIRYPGNIVIVGDTNPGSEVYAGGNVIVIGNLCGDVHAGESGNKKAIIAAFRLQPNILQIANIMTRSPEDGVKPSYPEVAKIKDGIIIVEPYLPNKFV